In Candidatus Leptovillus gracilis, one DNA window encodes the following:
- a CDS encoding ABC transporter ATP-binding protein, which translates to MMITIQNLTKQYNRDVYALRGVDLEIGAGMFGLVGPNGAGKTTLMRLIAGLLRPSSGHITLFGHDLASARGKLAAKAGLGYLPQEFGFYPELTAVQFLDYIAILKGIRSRAERQRQVATVLEQVHLTPQAGRKLKQFSGGMKRRVGIAQALLGQPRLLIVDEPTAGLDPEERVRLRNLLAETAVRCTVILSTHIVEDISQSCNDLAVLREGRVLFRGSPRDLIAAARGRVWTVRVNGEQVVGERPFPQATIVSTLQLQDGVQYRILGEPAPGYAATPTEPSLEDGYIWLMDNQREK; encoded by the coding sequence ATCATGATCACAATCCAAAATCTGACCAAGCAATACAACCGGGATGTGTACGCTTTGCGCGGCGTAGACCTGGAGATTGGCGCGGGGATGTTTGGCCTGGTGGGGCCAAACGGCGCGGGCAAAACCACCCTCATGCGCCTGATTGCCGGACTGCTGCGTCCCAGCAGCGGCCATATCACCCTTTTTGGGCATGACCTGGCCTCAGCCAGGGGTAAATTGGCGGCAAAGGCGGGGCTTGGCTACCTGCCGCAGGAGTTTGGCTTTTACCCGGAGCTAACGGCCGTGCAGTTCCTGGACTATATCGCCATCCTCAAAGGGATTCGCAGCCGCGCCGAACGGCAAAGACAGGTGGCAACGGTGCTGGAGCAGGTACACCTGACGCCACAAGCGGGGCGCAAGCTGAAGCAGTTTTCGGGCGGCATGAAGCGGCGGGTAGGCATTGCCCAGGCGCTGCTCGGCCAGCCACGCCTGCTGATTGTAGATGAACCCACAGCGGGCCTGGACCCGGAGGAGCGGGTGCGGCTGCGTAATTTGCTGGCGGAAACGGCCGTGCGCTGCACCGTCATTCTTTCCACGCACATTGTGGAGGACATCAGCCAGAGTTGTAACGACCTGGCGGTACTGCGTGAGGGGCGGGTTCTCTTTCGCGGCAGCCCGCGCGACTTGATTGCCGCGGCGCGGGGGCGGGTGTGGACGGTGCGGGTCAATGGGGAGCAGGTGGTGGGGGAACGGCCGTTTCCCCAGGCTACCATTGTTTCCACCTTGCAGTTGCAAGATGGGGTGCAATATCGCATTTTGGGCGAACCGGCGCCGGGTTATGCCGCCACACCCACCGAGCCAAGTTTGGAAGATGGGTACATCTGGCTAATGGACAACCAGAGGGAGAAGTAA
- a CDS encoding glycosyl hydrolase 53 family protein, with product MPPAFWYGVDASFLPQMEASGAQFYADGIAQDALAIFAAHGVNSVRLRVWVNPADGHNGATETLAMARRIHALDMALLLNLHYSDTWADPGHQRKPAAWAELDFVELETAVYTHTFNLITALKTQGTLPHMVQIGNEISPGFLWDDGRVGAGYAANWPQLAALLQAGIAGVQDALAPSDRVQIMLHLDAGANNAVCRWFLDNLQAQGVAFDVLGLTYYPWWQGSLEALAANLQDLSQRYSQEIVLVETAYPWTLNWQDDTHNLVGLAEQLLPGYPATPAGQAAFLRDVLATVQAAPQGRGVYYWAPEAVAAPGFGSFWENVALFDFNGQALPALAVLAERP from the coding sequence ATGCCGCCCGCTTTTTGGTATGGCGTAGACGCCTCCTTCTTGCCCCAGATGGAAGCGTCCGGGGCGCAATTCTATGCCGATGGCATCGCCCAGGATGCCCTGGCTATCTTCGCCGCCCATGGTGTGAACAGCGTGCGCCTGCGCGTCTGGGTGAATCCTGCCGACGGACACAATGGCGCAACCGAAACGTTAGCGATGGCCCGACGCATCCACGCCCTGGACATGGCGCTGCTGCTAAACCTCCACTACTCCGACACCTGGGCCGACCCCGGTCACCAGAGGAAACCGGCAGCCTGGGCAGAACTGGATTTTGTGGAGTTGGAAACGGCCGTTTACACCCACACCTTCAACCTCATCACTGCCCTGAAAACGCAGGGGACCCTGCCCCACATGGTACAAATCGGCAACGAGATTAGTCCCGGTTTTCTTTGGGATGACGGGCGCGTTGGCGCCGGGTATGCGGCCAACTGGCCGCAGTTGGCCGCCCTGCTGCAAGCCGGTATCGCCGGCGTCCAGGATGCCCTGGCCCCTTCCGACCGGGTGCAAATCATGCTGCACCTGGACGCCGGGGCCAACAACGCCGTCTGTCGCTGGTTCCTCGACAACCTCCAGGCTCAAGGCGTCGCGTTCGACGTGCTGGGGCTGACTTACTACCCGTGGTGGCAAGGCAGCCTCGAAGCGCTGGCGGCCAACCTCCAAGACCTGAGCCAGCGCTACTCGCAAGAGATTGTTCTGGTGGAGACTGCCTATCCCTGGACTCTCAACTGGCAGGACGACACCCACAATCTGGTGGGGCTGGCAGAGCAACTGCTGCCGGGTTATCCGGCCACGCCGGCCGGGCAGGCGGCCTTTTTGCGTGACGTGCTGGCGACTGTGCAGGCTGCGCCGCAGGGGAGGGGGGTGTATTACTGGGCGCCAGAAGCGGTGGCGGCCCCTGGCTTTGGTTCGTTCTGGGAGAATGTCGCCCTTTTTGATTTCAACGGCCAGGCTTTACCCGCGCTGGCTGTTTTGGCCGAACGGCCGTAG
- a CDS encoding DJ-1/PfpI family protein produces MAIYHFSEAASRIVTVFGHFHQQATILLVRYKKVPDHQACDMTTADFKNRALILVAPGFEEAAAVYCLTHLRKASLPVSLVGLASGQVTGWYGLSVRPDLTLDEVEDYGAPKLVVISGGRQCATMLLTDPRVHRLLNMLIEQEGRVGVMRTAVPVIAQSGLLSASTNVHYVMQNEEDMDGFVMELVHLILN; encoded by the coding sequence ATGGCTATTTACCATTTTTCAGAAGCAGCCAGTCGAATCGTGACAGTTTTTGGGCATTTTCATCAACAAGCAACCATCTTACTTGTAAGATACAAAAAGGTACCAGACCATCAAGCGTGTGACATGACTACCGCCGATTTTAAGAACAGAGCACTTATCCTGGTAGCTCCTGGTTTTGAAGAAGCGGCAGCGGTTTATTGTTTGACGCATCTGCGCAAGGCTAGTTTGCCGGTGTCGTTGGTGGGGCTTGCGTCAGGACAGGTTACCGGGTGGTATGGGTTATCTGTTCGCCCTGACCTGACACTGGATGAGGTTGAGGATTATGGGGCGCCAAAACTGGTTGTGATTTCAGGCGGTCGGCAGTGCGCTACGATGTTGCTGACAGACCCGCGTGTGCATCGTTTGCTTAACATGTTGATTGAGCAAGAAGGCAGGGTGGGAGTGATGAGAACGGCCGTTCCCGTTATCGCGCAATCTGGACTGCTGTCCGCGTCGACGAACGTCCACTATGTGATGCAAAACGAAGAAGATATGGATGGGTTTGTGATGGAACTGGTTCATCTGATATTAAATTAA
- a CDS encoding DUF3320 domain-containing protein, whose protein sequence is MNTATLALDAARRELLDLGLRNPLLNYRPLAARGLTIVDERPFPIYQHLVANSRAFTFLPANANDDPQIGQPPETDADRHHDDRLQTPYADAELQKRLLTTHDAARDYIEERGVNVLYLALGRLRWRERPAAPERHAPLLLIPVELLRDDAGSRFRLQHTGADLGDNAALRAKLALDFALELPPLPADEALDLPAYFAAIGHAVQQMDGWVVDDTAVTLGFFSFSKLLMVDDLAPANWPAAQSPAAHPLLHALLSGHDLPQPAAPLAADAPIDDLLPLAQSWRVVEADSSQALAILDVNAGLNLVIQGPPGTGKSQTITNLIAEALGHGRTVLFVAEKMAALDVVKRRLDEVGLGDTALALHSPKTTKSAFVAELERTLRLGQPKDDGRFAPLNQLQTIRNHLNAYSAALNDPIGDSGLSLHEAYGRVLTLQARLSDQSPPPPLAIPSLADWSAAQFAARTAQVQTLQRTLAEIGVPAQHPFWGSQRQHTPDDLPAQVRGLARQAQESLRQIETEAARLAAMLDTAVPPTFAALNNLQLSVQRLQFAPQLHGIQTNHPAWATDGAALLAALAAGERLQQAHATYDDWLIPAAWEQAALPIRQGLMAGRNPLARLLSPACRRALTQLAGLCRAAPPKEWAEQIALVDAILDVQRLKPVLAVMAAPLAAIFGLHWRGPDSRWADLVTVGHWLAAVHDGVRQGVYPASLPGLAGGTVDKADLQTAVLALTTARTDYETAVAALFDHLQLATAVAFGPEQPFLGRPLAAQQNWLHSAQAAAETLPAFVAANREMAQLTAVGLQPLVEVAQTWPAAAVHLGDWLTLARCAALIHQANVQHAALSGYNGQPPDATIAQFCDLDNQFLAANRARLAAAHWQQLPRYKAGGQMGLLHAEIEKKRHHRPIRQLMQQAGRAIQRIKPVFMMSPLSIAAYLPPGSVQFDLVIFDEASQVRPVDAFGAIVRGRQVVVVGDSRQLPPTTFFERLAGNDGDTAANGNAVGGIAAADEETDAPPDLVPNHESILDLFCAQNAPQQMLRWHYRSRHESLIALPNHLFYDRQLVIFPSPDGGRREVGLRYHHLPHTVYERGKSRANPLEAEAVARAVLQHAAAQPHLTLGVVAFSRSQQQAIRQAVEALRRQNPATEPFFRAHPTEPFFVKNLENVQGDERDVILISVGYGRAADGHLTLNFGPLNQVGGERRLNVLTTRARARCELFTNLTPEDIEQRYPDAAGVVALQRFLRYAATGELADLPPDTAVPPSSFAQLLAADLRAQGRTVVERVGSGPAGIDVAVVGEGENGRYTLGVVTDGPSYHQARSAHDRDRIQAAVLARLGWRIHRVWSQPWWLDANGERQRLLTAVADPPAPLPAMSMPLYKRYDPADIVAAPRPIPAYQTAVLTINLKGRSFAAYQAEKKPPFRQNLLDWLAEVVAQEGPVHRTEAMRRLSYAAGYQMLTMPEAVERWLLKEGVKNGRIARRGDFLWPSDPIEPVVRDRTNLPPVSRKFEYICPEEIEAAVCLAVADALGMALEEIPHFVGQLFGFRQIGEGSKTVVFAAIERLVADGRLQTTGADLYLVTPSRVQ, encoded by the coding sequence ATGAACACCGCCACTCTCGCCCTCGACGCTGCCCGCCGCGAACTGCTCGACCTCGGCTTGCGCAATCCCCTGCTCAACTACCGCCCGCTCGCCGCCCGCGGCCTCACCATTGTGGACGAACGGCCGTTCCCCATCTACCAACACCTCGTCGCCAACAGCCGGGCCTTTACCTTCCTGCCCGCCAACGCCAACGACGATCCCCAAATCGGCCAGCCACCCGAAACCGACGCCGACCGCCACCACGACGACCGCCTGCAAACCCCCTACGCCGACGCCGAACTGCAAAAAAGGCTGCTCACCACCCACGACGCCGCCCGCGACTATATCGAAGAACGGGGCGTCAACGTCCTCTATCTGGCGTTGGGGCGGCTGCGCTGGCGCGAACGCCCTGCCGCGCCTGAGCGCCATGCCCCTCTGCTGCTCATCCCCGTCGAACTGCTGCGCGATGACGCCGGCAGCCGCTTTCGTCTGCAACACACCGGCGCCGACCTCGGCGATAACGCCGCCCTGCGGGCCAAACTCGCCCTGGATTTTGCTCTGGAACTGCCGCCCCTGCCCGCCGACGAGGCTCTCGACCTGCCCGCCTACTTTGCCGCCATCGGCCACGCCGTGCAGCAGATGGACGGTTGGGTTGTGGACGACACGGCCGTAACCCTCGGCTTCTTTTCCTTTAGCAAACTGCTCATGGTAGACGACCTGGCCCCGGCCAACTGGCCTGCCGCCCAGTCGCCCGCCGCCCATCCCCTCCTCCACGCCCTGCTGTCCGGTCACGACCTGCCCCAACCCGCCGCGCCGCTCGCCGCCGACGCTCCCATAGACGACCTGCTGCCCCTGGCCCAAAGCTGGCGCGTCGTCGAAGCCGATAGCTCGCAGGCGCTGGCGATTCTGGACGTTAACGCCGGGCTGAATCTGGTCATTCAAGGGCCGCCGGGCACGGGCAAATCGCAGACCATCACCAACCTCATCGCCGAAGCGCTCGGCCACGGCCGTACCGTTCTCTTCGTCGCCGAAAAAATGGCCGCCCTCGACGTGGTCAAGCGCCGCCTGGACGAAGTGGGGCTGGGCGACACCGCCCTGGCGCTGCACAGCCCCAAAACCACCAAAAGCGCCTTCGTCGCCGAACTGGAGCGCACGCTGCGCCTGGGCCAGCCGAAGGACGACGGCCGTTTCGCCCCACTGAATCAGCTCCAAACCATCCGCAACCACCTCAACGCCTACAGCGCCGCCCTCAACGACCCCATCGGCGACAGTGGCCTCTCGCTCCACGAGGCTTACGGCCGTGTTCTCACCCTACAAGCCCGCCTGTCCGACCAATCTCCACCGCCGCCGCTCGCCATCCCCAGCCTGGCCGATTGGTCGGCGGCGCAATTTGCGGCGCGGACGGCGCAGGTCCAAACGCTCCAGCGCACCCTGGCCGAAATCGGCGTCCCGGCGCAGCACCCCTTCTGGGGCAGCCAGCGCCAACACACCCCCGACGATTTGCCCGCCCAGGTGCGCGGGCTGGCCCGGCAGGCGCAAGAAAGCCTGCGCCAGATTGAAACCGAAGCCGCCCGACTGGCCGCCATGCTGGACACGGCCGTTCCGCCCACCTTCGCCGCCCTCAATAACCTGCAACTCAGCGTCCAGCGGCTGCAATTCGCCCCCCAACTACACGGCATCCAGACCAACCATCCCGCCTGGGCCACGGACGGCGCGGCGCTGCTGGCCGCCCTGGCAGCGGGCGAACGCCTCCAGCAAGCCCACGCCACCTACGACGACTGGCTCATTCCCGCTGCCTGGGAGCAGGCGGCGCTGCCCATTCGCCAGGGTTTGATGGCCGGGCGCAACCCGCTGGCGCGACTGCTGTCGCCTGCCTGTCGGCGCGCCCTCACTCAACTGGCCGGACTGTGCCGCGCCGCGCCACCCAAAGAGTGGGCCGAACAGATCGCCCTGGTAGACGCCATCCTCGACGTGCAGCGTTTAAAGCCGGTGCTGGCAGTGATGGCCGCGCCGCTGGCCGCCATCTTCGGCCTGCACTGGCGCGGCCCCGATTCGCGCTGGGCCGACCTGGTGACGGTGGGCCACTGGCTGGCCGCCGTCCACGACGGCGTCCGGCAGGGAGTTTACCCGGCCAGTCTGCCCGGCCTGGCCGGCGGAACCGTAGATAAAGCCGATCTGCAAACGGCCGTTCTCGCCCTGACAACCGCCCGCACCGACTATGAAACGGCCGTCGCCGCCCTGTTCGACCACCTGCAACTGGCGACGGCCGTGGCCTTTGGGCCAGAGCAGCCTTTCCTGGGACGACCATTGGCTGCGCAGCAAAACTGGCTGCACAGCGCCCAGGCCGCCGCCGAGACTCTGCCCGCTTTTGTAGCCGCCAACCGGGAGATGGCTCAGTTAACGGCCGTTGGCCTGCAACCGTTGGTAGAAGTAGCCCAGACCTGGCCCGCCGCCGCCGTCCACTTGGGCGATTGGCTAACGCTGGCCCGCTGCGCCGCCCTCATCCACCAGGCCAACGTCCAACACGCCGCCCTCAGCGGCTACAACGGCCAGCCGCCCGACGCCACCATCGCCCAATTCTGCGACCTGGACAACCAGTTTTTGGCCGCCAACCGCGCTCGCCTGGCCGCCGCCCACTGGCAGCAGTTGCCGCGCTATAAGGCAGGCGGACAGATGGGCCTGCTGCACGCCGAAATCGAAAAAAAGCGCCACCATCGCCCCATCCGCCAGTTGATGCAGCAGGCCGGGCGAGCCATCCAGCGCATCAAGCCCGTTTTCATGATGAGTCCGCTCTCCATTGCTGCCTATCTGCCGCCCGGCAGCGTGCAGTTTGACCTGGTGATTTTTGACGAAGCGAGCCAGGTGCGCCCGGTGGACGCCTTCGGTGCGATTGTGCGCGGGCGGCAGGTGGTGGTGGTCGGCGACAGCCGTCAGTTGCCGCCGACGACCTTCTTCGAGCGGCTGGCGGGCAATGATGGCGATACGGCCGCCAACGGCAATGCCGTTGGCGGCATTGCCGCAGCCGATGAGGAAACCGACGCCCCGCCAGACCTCGTCCCTAACCACGAAAGCATCCTCGACCTGTTTTGCGCCCAAAACGCGCCGCAGCAGATGTTGCGCTGGCATTATCGCAGCCGCCACGAATCGCTCATCGCCCTGCCCAATCACCTGTTCTACGACCGCCAACTGGTCATTTTCCCCAGCCCGGATGGCGGGCGGCGCGAGGTGGGGCTGCGTTATCATCACTTGCCGCACACCGTCTACGAGCGCGGCAAAAGTCGCGCCAATCCACTGGAGGCCGAGGCGGTAGCGCGGGCGGTATTGCAGCACGCCGCCGCGCAGCCGCACCTGACGCTGGGCGTGGTCGCCTTCAGCCGCAGCCAGCAGCAGGCCATCCGTCAGGCGGTGGAAGCATTGCGCCGCCAGAACCCGGCCACAGAACCCTTCTTCCGCGCCCACCCGACTGAACCCTTTTTCGTGAAGAATCTGGAGAACGTGCAGGGCGACGAGCGGGACGTGATTTTGATCAGCGTGGGTTACGGCCGGGCCGCCGACGGCCACCTGACGTTGAACTTTGGTCCGCTGAACCAGGTGGGCGGCGAGCGGCGGCTTAACGTGCTGACCACCCGCGCTCGCGCCCGCTGTGAACTGTTCACCAACCTGACGCCGGAGGATATTGAGCAGCGCTACCCGGATGCGGCGGGCGTGGTGGCGTTGCAGCGCTTTCTGCGCTACGCCGCCACCGGTGAACTGGCCGATTTGCCGCCGGACACGGCCGTTCCTCCCTCATCGTTCGCCCAATTGCTGGCCGCTGACCTGCGAGCGCAGGGCCGCACGGTGGTGGAGCGGGTGGGCAGCGGCCCGGCAGGGATAGATGTGGCCGTAGTGGGTGAGGGGGAAAACGGCCGTTACACGCTTGGCGTTGTCACGGATGGCCCCAGCTATCATCAGGCGCGCTCCGCCCATGACCGCGACCGCATTCAGGCGGCAGTGCTGGCGCGGCTGGGCTGGCGCATTCACCGGGTCTGGAGCCAGCCGTGGTGGCTGGATGCCAATGGCGAGCGGCAGCGCCTGCTGACGGCTGTCGCCGACCCGCCCGCGCCACTGCCCGCCATGTCCATGCCTCTTTACAAACGGTACGACCCGGCCGACATAGTAGCCGCGCCGCGCCCCATCCCGGCTTACCAGACGGCCGTACTCACCATCAACCTGAAAGGGCGCTCATTTGCCGCCTACCAGGCCGAGAAAAAGCCCCCTTTTCGCCAGAATTTGCTGGACTGGCTGGCCGAGGTGGTGGCGCAGGAAGGGCCGGTGCATCGCACGGAGGCGATGCGCCGCCTGAGTTATGCCGCCGGGTATCAGATGTTGACAATGCCGGAAGCGGTGGAGCGGTGGCTGCTGAAGGAGGGGGTGAAAAACGGCCGTATCGCCCGGCGCGGCGACTTTTTGTGGCCGTCAGACCCCATCGAACCGGTTGTGCGCGACCGGACCAACTTGCCGCCGGTATCGCGCAAGTTTGAATATATCTGCCCGGAGGAGATTGAGGCGGCGGTCTGTCTGGCGGTGGCGGATGCGCTGGGTATGGCGCTGGAGGAGATTCCGCATTTCGTGGGGCAGTTGTTTGGTTTCCGGCAGATTGGTGAGGGGTCGAAAACGGTCGTGTTCGCGGCTATCGAGCGGCTGGTGGCGGATGGGCGGCTGCAAACCACGGGCGCAGACCTTTACCTGGTCACCCCCAGCCGTGTCCAGTAA
- a CDS encoding DUF2804 domain-containing protein, which produces MNQERELTTLIDLCLPDGRLNPAAVGWSRTPLHRGNLRGRWPRKKRWNYWAITTETHLFSATISHLDYAGLVFVYYADFTTGQFMETTRLLPLGQGCQLADVVAADAHYHSRELHVAMQQTDGGVDLAVGVADFQGQPLTARFAITLPPQHETLNVVVPWDERTFQFTSKQNCLPAIGVVTIGEQETLFSGEQSFACLDFGRGIWPRHCRWNWGSASGRQNGRLIGLNLGGQWTDGTGSTENGVGVDGRLHKLSADLTWQYDKTDFMRPWRISDLDGRLALTFTPFLERVAASNVGLVRSEVHQMFGRYSGYVTTDADETVAIHDLVGWAEDHVALW; this is translated from the coding sequence ATGAATCAGGAACGTGAACTAACCACCCTCATTGACTTATGCCTGCCCGACGGCCGTCTTAATCCTGCCGCCGTTGGCTGGTCGCGCACGCCCCTGCACCGCGGCAACCTGCGGGGTCGCTGGCCGCGCAAGAAGCGTTGGAATTATTGGGCCATCACCACCGAAACCCATCTGTTTTCGGCGACCATCAGCCACCTGGACTACGCCGGGCTGGTCTTCGTCTACTACGCCGACTTCACCACCGGCCAGTTCATGGAAACGACGCGGCTGCTGCCGCTGGGCCAGGGCTGTCAACTGGCCGATGTGGTCGCCGCCGACGCCCACTACCACAGCCGCGAACTGCACGTCGCCATGCAGCAAACCGATGGCGGCGTGGACCTGGCCGTGGGCGTGGCAGATTTCCAGGGCCAGCCGCTGACCGCCCGCTTTGCCATCACCCTCCCGCCGCAGCACGAGACGCTGAACGTCGTTGTGCCCTGGGATGAGCGCACTTTCCAGTTCACCAGCAAACAGAACTGCCTGCCGGCCATCGGCGTCGTCACCATCGGCGAGCAGGAGACCCTCTTCAGCGGTGAGCAGAGTTTTGCCTGTCTGGATTTCGGTCGGGGTATCTGGCCGCGTCACTGCCGTTGGAATTGGGGCAGCGCGTCGGGAAGACAAAACGGCCGTCTCATCGGCCTGAACCTGGGTGGACAGTGGACGGACGGCACGGGCAGCACGGAGAATGGGGTAGGCGTAGACGGCCGTTTGCACAAGCTCTCGGCCGACCTGACCTGGCAGTACGACAAAACGGATTTCATGCGCCCCTGGCGCATCAGCGACCTGGACGGGCGTCTGGCGCTGACCTTCACGCCCTTCCTGGAGCGGGTGGCCGCCAGCAACGTTGGGCTGGTGCGCTCAGAGGTGCATCAGATGTTCGGTCGCTACAGTGGGTACGTCACCACCGATGCAGATGAAACGGTCGCCATCCACGACCTGGTGGGCTGGGCCGAAGACCACGTGGCGCTGTGGTAG
- a CDS encoding lysoplasmalogenase encodes MKRNDPFLSSSQRIWLIGLAGLWALFLFGGFLFGAPDDAHSHRMPTWTRMASSFALVIAGWSWFAFSRQQLVNRYALLISLGMLFGFLGDLFLASVLPAPNRVLTGIAAFAVGHVFYILAIAGFGNRFKLNDPAARWGMLILWWLIGLAGWFFVVFRGQNPTLVHWVALPYALLLASTAGLGSGLGRQDRHFIPLALGGALFLVSDLILAGDMFSDLFFPLIGDVVWLTYGPAQMLIVYSIGAAWRKAG; translated from the coding sequence TTGAAACGCAACGACCCTTTCTTATCTTCATCTCAACGCATCTGGCTTATTGGGCTGGCTGGCCTCTGGGCACTGTTTCTCTTTGGCGGCTTCCTCTTCGGCGCGCCAGACGACGCCCACAGCCACCGCATGCCCACCTGGACGCGCATGGCCTCCTCCTTCGCGCTCGTCATCGCTGGCTGGAGTTGGTTCGCCTTCAGCCGCCAGCAGTTGGTCAACCGCTATGCCCTGCTCATCAGCCTGGGCATGCTCTTTGGCTTCCTGGGCGACCTGTTCCTGGCTTCTGTCTTGCCCGCGCCCAATCGCGTGTTGACCGGTATCGCCGCCTTCGCTGTAGGCCACGTCTTCTACATCCTGGCCATCGCCGGGTTTGGCAACCGCTTCAAGCTCAACGACCCGGCTGCCCGCTGGGGGATGTTGATCCTCTGGTGGCTGATTGGCCTGGCCGGGTGGTTTTTCGTCGTCTTTCGCGGGCAAAACCCGACTCTGGTGCATTGGGTGGCGCTGCCCTACGCTCTCCTGTTGGCCAGCACGGCTGGTCTGGGGTCCGGGTTGGGCAGACAGGATCGCCACTTTATTCCACTGGCGCTAGGCGGGGCGCTGTTCCTCGTAAGCGACCTGATCCTCGCCGGTGATATGTTCAGTGACCTGTTTTTTCCCCTGATTGGGGATGTAGTCTGGCTGACCTATGGCCCGGCGCAGATGCTCATTGTCTATTCGATAGGCGCGGCCTGGAGAAAAGCCGGTTAA
- a CDS encoding plasmid pRiA4b ORF-3 family protein translates to MTPIWRRFQVRHDITFRQLHNTLQVVMGWWDYHLHLFHYGQLLITDDNTLAEWGEEGLRDDTTPLNKLLRYEGVSLTYEYDFGDSWVHELVLEAMLPEEATAVYTPLPGRGTRLSARRLWRRLGLRTVPHSHPRPQTQRA, encoded by the coding sequence GTGACCCCCATCTGGCGTCGCTTCCAGGTGCGCCACGACATCACCTTTCGCCAGTTGCACAACACCTTGCAAGTCGTGATGGGCTGGTGGGATTATCACCTGCACCTGTTCCACTACGGCCAACTGCTCATCACCGATGACAACACGTTGGCCGAATGGGGTGAAGAAGGTCTGCGCGACGACACTACGCCGCTCAACAAGCTGCTCAGGTATGAAGGGGTCTCGTTGACCTACGAATATGACTTTGGCGACAGTTGGGTGCATGAACTGGTGTTGGAGGCGATGCTGCCAGAGGAGGCAACGGCCGTTTACACCCCGCTGCCTGGCCGGGGAACGCGCCTGTCCGCCCGAAGATTGTGGCGGCGTCTGGGGCTACGAACAGTTCCTCATAGCCATCCGCGACCCCAAACACAAAGAGCATAA
- a CDS encoding transposase, with product MKKQMRTYSEAFKEQAVSLLRSSGRSAADIEREIGITPGLLSRWNRLKAKAAGEAIAPRSNRPWPKSHWPSRSS from the coding sequence ATGAAAAAGCAAATGCGCACATATTCGGAAGCATTCAAAGAGCAGGCGGTCAGCCTACTCCGTAGTAGTGGTCGCTCCGCCGCAGACATTGAGCGAGAGATTGGCATTACGCCAGGGCTGCTGTCGCGCTGGAATCGTTTGAAAGCCAAAGCGGCCGGGGAGGCCATCGCCCCCCGGTCGAATCGTCCTTGGCCGAAGAGTCACTGGCCGAGCAGGTCAAGCTGA
- a CDS encoding PIN domain-containing protein: protein MWKRDTHLFAKTLPADETVAHEAVELRATTPHRLPTIDALIAATAVAHQLTLIHRDPHFTAIPPQLLK, encoded by the coding sequence GTGTGGAAACGCGACACTCACCTATTTGCTAAAACTCTGCCGGCCGATGAAACAGTGGCCCATGAGGCGGTGGAATTACGCGCCACAACGCCCCATCGTCTGCCCACAATTGACGCGCTCATTGCGGCCACGGCCGTTGCCCATCAGCTAACACTGATCCACCGGGACCCTCACTTCACCGCAATTCCACCCCAACTCCTCAAGTAA
- a CDS encoding RNA polymerase sigma factor, which produces MIGTDTDNLSHEALAQAVQQGDAVALHALVVRHHAPLFGFLYRLTGGDRALAEDLIQETMVRLLRGMGSYDGQRPFKPWLYQIGVNVARDYYKQAEMRHTTSDNGEIRLMTAPERPETAVIQQQTIQAAVTAVAHLPPHQREALMLRYVEELSLAEIADILDIPEGTVKSRLSLALKQLRAVMTEAWSGT; this is translated from the coding sequence GTGATAGGCACAGATACAGACAATCTAAGCCATGAAGCGCTGGCCCAGGCGGTGCAACAAGGCGACGCAGTGGCGCTGCACGCCTTAGTTGTCCGCCACCATGCGCCGCTGTTCGGCTTTTTGTATCGCCTGACAGGTGGCGACCGTGCCCTGGCCGAAGACCTGATACAGGAGACGATGGTGCGCCTGCTGCGCGGGATGGGGTCTTATGATGGACAACGGCCGTTCAAACCCTGGCTCTATCAAATCGGCGTGAACGTGGCGCGCGACTATTACAAGCAAGCGGAGATGCGCCACACCACTTCTGACAATGGGGAAATCAGGCTGATGACTGCGCCAGAACGGCCGGAGACGGCCGTCATTCAGCAGCAAACCATCCAGGCGGCCGTAACGGCCGTGGCCCACCTGCCCCCTCATCAGCGCGAAGCGCTGATGCTGCGCTACGTCGAAGAGCTGTCCCTGGCCGAAATTGCCGACATCCTCGACATTCCCGAAGGTACGGTGAAATCCCGCCTATCGCTGGCCTTGAAGCAGCTGCGCGCGGTGATGACAGAAGCATGGAGCGGAACATGA